Proteins encoded by one window of Streptococcus sanguinis:
- a CDS encoding AzlC family ABC transporter permease, with protein sequence MRGQTFKQGAQAAVPTALGYIGIGLACGIMASPYMNPLEMGLMSVLVYAGSAQFAMIGLFAQQAPVLAIALTVFLINIRHLLLCLHASTLFRKSSLAQNIVIGSFLTDESYGVLMGEQVHTEEIAASWMMGNNFMSYTSWILGTILGTALGALLPNPESFGLDFALVAMFIGIFSSQFTIMLRRVKIKKLFFVLGVVGLAYLVLTMLLQNSLAVLFATLLGCTVGVILDDK encoded by the coding sequence ATGCGCGGACAGACATTTAAACAAGGGGCACAAGCGGCGGTGCCAACGGCTCTGGGCTATATTGGGATTGGTCTAGCCTGCGGCATCATGGCATCGCCTTATATGAATCCCTTGGAGATGGGGTTGATGAGTGTTCTGGTTTATGCCGGCAGTGCCCAGTTTGCTATGATTGGTTTATTTGCCCAGCAGGCGCCGGTTTTGGCCATCGCACTGACTGTTTTTCTCATCAATATCCGGCATCTTTTGCTCTGTCTGCATGCATCAACTCTTTTTCGTAAGTCTAGCTTAGCTCAGAACATTGTCATTGGCTCTTTTTTGACGGATGAATCTTATGGGGTCTTGATGGGAGAGCAGGTGCATACAGAAGAGATTGCGGCTAGCTGGATGATGGGTAACAATTTCATGAGTTATACTTCTTGGATTTTGGGTACTATTTTAGGAACTGCCCTCGGCGCCCTTCTGCCCAATCCTGAGAGCTTTGGCCTAGACTTTGCCCTAGTCGCCATGTTTATTGGCATTTTTTCTTCTCAGTTTACAATCATGCTGCGACGGGTCAAGATAAAGAAGCTCTTTTTCGTCTTGGGCGTGGTGGGCCTTGCCTACTTAGTCCTAACTATGCTACTTCAAAATTCGCTAGCGGTGCTTTTTGCAACCTTGCTAGGCTGTACGGTGGGGGTGATCTTGGATGATAAGTAA
- the tsaB gene encoding tRNA (adenosine(37)-N6)-threonylcarbamoyltransferase complex dimerization subunit type 1 TsaB translates to MKIAAFDTSSKALTLAILEDETLLAQMTLNIKKNHSITLMPAIDFLMNSLDMKPTDLDRIVVAQGPGSYTGLRMAVATAKTLAHTLKIELVGVSSLLALVPEQVEGLVIPVMDARRNNVYAGFYQSGQSVRPEAHLPLAEVLEIAGAANQPVTFAGETAAFAEQIEAALPQAAIQPTLLDAAAIGRLGLDLPAQSIHDFIPNYLKRVEAEENWLKTHQESSDSYIQRL, encoded by the coding sequence ATGAAGATTGCAGCTTTTGATACGTCAAGTAAGGCGCTGACGCTCGCGATTTTAGAGGACGAGACCTTGCTGGCGCAGATGACTTTAAATATAAAGAAAAACCATAGCATTACCCTTATGCCAGCTATCGATTTTCTGATGAATAGTCTGGATATGAAGCCAACAGATTTGGATCGTATCGTAGTTGCTCAGGGTCCGGGCAGCTACACAGGTCTGCGAATGGCGGTGGCGACAGCCAAGACTCTGGCTCATACCCTCAAGATTGAGCTGGTCGGTGTGTCTAGTTTGCTGGCTTTAGTCCCAGAGCAGGTGGAAGGTTTGGTCATTCCTGTCATGGATGCCCGCCGCAATAATGTCTATGCTGGCTTTTATCAGTCTGGTCAGTCTGTACGGCCGGAGGCTCATCTGCCATTGGCAGAGGTTTTGGAAATAGCTGGCGCTGCTAACCAGCCGGTCACCTTTGCCGGAGAGACAGCAGCTTTTGCGGAGCAAATTGAAGCTGCTCTTCCTCAGGCTGCCATTCAGCCGACCTTACTAGATGCGGCAGCTATTGGTCGTCTCGGTTTAGACCTGCCAGCCCAGTCCATTCATGATTTTATTCCTAACTACCTCAAACGGGTAGAGGCTGAGGAAAATTGGCTCAAAACACATCAGGAATCCAGTGATTCTTACATTCAGCGCCTATGA
- a CDS encoding DNA-dependent RNA polymerase subunit epsilon, with protein sequence MIYKVFYQETKERSPRREKTRALYLDIQADSELEGRIQARKLIEENTPYNIEFIELLSDKHLEYEKESGTFELTEF encoded by the coding sequence ATGATTTACAAAGTTTTTTATCAGGAAACAAAAGAGCGCAGTCCGCGCCGTGAAAAGACACGCGCCCTCTATTTGGATATTCAAGCTGACAGCGAGTTGGAAGGTCGCATTCAGGCTCGTAAGCTCATCGAAGAAAATACCCCTTACAATATTGAATTTATCGAGCTCTTGTCTGACAAACACCTCGAATATGAAAAAGAGTCAGGCACTTTTGAATTGACGGAGTTCTAA
- the tsaD gene encoding tRNA (adenosine(37)-N6)-threonylcarbamoyltransferase complex transferase subunit TsaD, with protein sequence MKDRYILAFETSCDETSVAVLKNETELLSNVIASQIESHKRFGGVVPEVASRHHVEVITVCIEEALAEAGISEEQVTAVAVTYGPGLVGALLVGLAAAKSFAWAHDIPLIPVNHMAGHLMAAQSVEPLEFPLLALLVSGGHTELVYVSQAGDYKIVGETRDDAVGEAYDKVGRVMGLTYPAGREIDLLAHEGQDIYDFPRAMIKEDNLEFSFSGLKSAFINLHHNAQQKGEVLSNQDLSASFQAAVMDILMAKTKKALEKYPVKTLVVAGGVAANQGLRERLAAEIQDVKVIIPPLRLCGDNAGMIAYASVSEWNKENFASLDLNAKPSLAFETME encoded by the coding sequence ATGAAAGATAGATATATTTTAGCTTTTGAGACGTCTTGTGACGAGACCAGTGTGGCGGTTCTGAAGAATGAGACTGAGCTTTTGAGCAATGTTATTGCCAGCCAGATTGAGAGCCACAAGCGTTTTGGTGGAGTGGTACCAGAAGTGGCCAGCCGCCATCATGTGGAGGTCATTACGGTTTGCATTGAGGAGGCCTTGGCAGAAGCAGGGATTAGCGAGGAGCAAGTCACAGCTGTGGCTGTTACCTACGGTCCAGGTCTGGTTGGGGCGCTTCTGGTCGGCTTGGCAGCGGCCAAGTCTTTTGCTTGGGCTCATGATATTCCCTTGATTCCGGTCAATCACATGGCTGGACACCTGATGGCAGCCCAGAGTGTGGAGCCCTTGGAATTTCCCTTGCTGGCTCTCTTGGTCAGTGGCGGCCATACCGAGCTGGTCTATGTTAGTCAGGCTGGTGACTATAAGATTGTGGGGGAAACTCGCGATGATGCGGTCGGTGAAGCCTATGATAAGGTCGGTCGAGTCATGGGGCTGACCTATCCAGCAGGCCGGGAGATTGATCTGCTGGCTCATGAGGGACAGGATATTTATGATTTTCCGCGGGCCATGATTAAGGAAGACAATCTGGAATTTTCTTTTTCCGGTCTCAAGTCGGCCTTTATCAACCTGCACCACAATGCCCAGCAAAAAGGAGAGGTCTTATCTAATCAAGACTTGTCAGCAAGCTTTCAGGCGGCGGTCATGGATATTCTCATGGCCAAGACTAAGAAAGCGCTGGAAAAATATCCAGTCAAGACTCTGGTCGTGGCGGGCGGTGTTGCGGCCAATCAAGGACTGAGAGAACGCTTGGCAGCTGAGATTCAGGATGTTAAGGTGATTATTCCACCGCTTCGCCTCTGCGGTGACAATGCTGGTATGATTGCCTATGCCAGTGTCAGTGAGTGGAACAAGGAGAATTTTGCCAGTTTGGACCTGAATGCTAAGCCAAGTCTGGCTTTTGAAACCATGGAGTAA
- a CDS encoding SDR family oxidoreductase: protein MTPNPTNQKPARTMTHAFVTSATGLLGNNLVRALLKENIQVTALVRSEEKARKQFADLPIQIVKGDILEPESYRDYLAGCDSLFHTAAFFRDNYKGGKHWQELYDTNIIGTNNLLEAAYEAGIRQFVHTSSCVVLEGEANQLIDESMSRSKDTPFDYYRSKILSEEAVRDFLDKHSDVFGCFILPSVMLGPRDLGPTSSGQLIINFVEQKLPGILKASYNMVDARDVADIHLRAMKYGRSKERYLAVGRQVTMTELYQILEKITGVPAPKRKISPLFVKIYAQASELYHRLTKKPILVTNELAHLMAEEYLKSNFSFAKTESELGGQHRPLEESLADVVDWYRKHGYFAK from the coding sequence ATGACCCCAAACCCTACAAATCAAAAACCAGCTAGAACAATGACCCACGCTTTTGTGACTAGTGCGACCGGTCTTTTAGGAAATAATCTCGTGCGTGCTCTGCTAAAAGAAAACATTCAAGTGACCGCTCTCGTTCGCTCCGAGGAAAAAGCGCGCAAACAATTTGCCGACCTGCCTATCCAGATTGTCAAGGGGGATATTTTAGAGCCCGAAAGCTATCGTGACTATCTAGCAGGCTGCGACAGCCTCTTTCATACCGCTGCTTTTTTCCGCGATAATTATAAAGGCGGCAAGCACTGGCAGGAGCTCTACGACACTAATATTATAGGCACAAATAACCTCCTAGAAGCTGCTTACGAGGCTGGTATCCGCCAATTTGTCCATACTTCCTCCTGTGTCGTACTGGAAGGTGAGGCCAATCAGCTAATCGATGAAAGCATGTCTCGCTCAAAAGATACTCCTTTTGATTACTATCGCAGCAAGATTTTGAGTGAAGAGGCCGTTCGTGATTTCTTGGACAAGCATTCAGATGTTTTCGGTTGCTTTATCTTGCCGAGTGTAATGTTGGGTCCTAGAGACCTCGGTCCGACCTCCAGTGGGCAGCTGATTATCAATTTTGTAGAGCAAAAACTTCCAGGTATCTTAAAGGCTAGCTATAATATGGTGGATGCTAGAGATGTAGCAGATATTCATCTCCGCGCCATGAAATACGGACGCTCAAAGGAGCGCTATCTGGCAGTTGGACGGCAAGTGACCATGACAGAATTGTACCAAATACTGGAAAAAATCACTGGCGTTCCCGCCCCCAAGCGCAAGATCTCCCCTCTTTTCGTCAAAATCTATGCCCAAGCAAGTGAGCTCTACCACCGGCTCACCAAAAAACCAATTTTGGTTACCAATGAGCTCGCTCATCTCATGGCCGAAGAATATCTCAAAAGTAATTTTAGCTTTGCCAAAACCGAGAGCGAGCTAGGCGGACAGCATCGCCCTCTCGAAGAAAGCTTAGCTGACGTGGTAGATTGGTACCGCAAGCACGGCTATTTCGCCAAATAA
- the rimI gene encoding ribosomal protein S18-alanine N-acetyltransferase, whose translation MITMRKWSDSSDMDAATLAKELEQLLLAVYEVSPWTAGQVEEVLRSDVNSCALAEDENRLVAFLVWQETDFEAEVLQIAVLPSYQGQKIATALFAFLPADKEIFLEVRESNKPALLFYKKEKFEEIARRKAYYHAPVEDAIVMKREIHER comes from the coding sequence ATGATTACGATGAGAAAATGGAGCGATAGCTCAGATATGGACGCAGCAACTCTCGCAAAAGAGCTGGAACAGCTCTTACTTGCAGTCTATGAGGTCAGTCCTTGGACCGCAGGCCAAGTGGAAGAGGTTCTGCGCTCGGATGTGAACAGCTGTGCGCTGGCAGAAGATGAGAATCGGCTTGTTGCCTTTTTAGTCTGGCAGGAGACAGACTTTGAAGCAGAGGTTCTGCAGATTGCTGTATTGCCTAGCTATCAGGGACAGAAAATCGCGACAGCCTTGTTTGCCTTTTTGCCAGCAGACAAAGAAATTTTCCTCGAAGTGAGGGAGTCCAACAAGCCAGCTCTGCTATTTTACAAAAAAGAAAAATTTGAAGAAATCGCGCGGCGGAAGGCCTACTATCATGCGCCAGTGGAAGATGCGATTGTCATGAAAAGAGAGATCCATGAAAGATAG
- a CDS encoding MarR family winged helix-turn-helix transcriptional regulator translates to MVAEGIRFGYLFRSAESLATREYGKLLEPLGITPNQSEVLLVLGEHAPLSLKGLGESLICEEKSPSRLVQALIKKGLVKKEISSKDKRSSRLSLTAAGADLLPKIAEQEAIFGKHLAQQVPNLEAFSQILEEFLVDSFYEDKLKRRSLWRQEEK, encoded by the coding sequence GTGGTAGCAGAAGGAATTCGATTTGGCTATTTGTTTAGAAGTGCAGAGAGCTTAGCGACGAGAGAATATGGGAAGTTGCTAGAGCCTTTGGGAATTACGCCCAATCAAAGCGAGGTCTTGCTCGTTTTGGGCGAACATGCTCCGCTGTCTCTCAAGGGCTTGGGGGAATCCCTGATTTGTGAGGAAAAAAGCCCTAGTCGCTTGGTGCAGGCTTTGATTAAAAAAGGCTTGGTCAAGAAGGAAATTTCTAGCAAGGACAAGCGCAGTTCTCGCTTGAGCTTGACTGCTGCTGGAGCGGATTTGCTGCCCAAGATTGCTGAGCAAGAAGCGATTTTTGGAAAACACTTGGCGCAGCAAGTGCCTAATTTGGAGGCTTTTAGCCAGATTTTAGAGGAATTTTTGGTAGATAGTTTCTACGAAGACAAATTAAAACGCCGCTCACTTTGGCGGCAAGAGGAAAAATAG
- a CDS encoding AzlD domain-containing protein: MISKYILLAILLSALVTWIPRVLPFILVKYKGLPPMVERFLKYLPVSIIFALILSSVTNAKTGQLPSFKWLDLMAVFPTSYVAFKYKNLIATVVFGVVLVALLRYLAGFLGL; the protein is encoded by the coding sequence ATGATAAGTAAGTATATTTTGCTGGCCATTCTTTTGTCAGCTCTAGTCACTTGGATTCCGCGGGTTTTACCCTTTATCCTAGTCAAGTACAAGGGGCTTCCGCCTATGGTGGAGCGTTTCCTCAAATATCTGCCAGTTTCCATAATCTTTGCCCTTATCCTATCCAGTGTCACCAATGCTAAAACAGGTCAGCTGCCGAGTTTTAAATGGCTGGATTTAATGGCCGTTTTTCCGACTAGCTATGTGGCTTTTAAGTATAAGAACTTAATTGCAACTGTTGTATTTGGCGTGGTTTTGGTAGCCTTGCTGCGCTATCTGGCGGGATTTCTTGGCTTGTAA